In a single window of the Acipenser ruthenus chromosome 8, fAciRut3.2 maternal haplotype, whole genome shotgun sequence genome:
- the LOC117405572 gene encoding proteasome assembly chaperone 1-like produces MATFFGEVVPAYSRAVEEGEDDSEEEENEEDREIRNEIQKKREVHVHWNPEITESISSAEAFQCSDLILAAGPNAAGFLSAFVLSSGSWETVGSVTLWNERCKTTANQQLPAGPSCVFHRPTDKPDVLICQCTCHVAEDQLFQWAEKVLGSIQKTGLTVTVLSDCSVAEYKTPDSVSTIPVPFLRALKTRHYKEAPHCPLLEQPNVITGLPAAVLSHCQVFGIPAVLYQCYSDVVKPDSVTMEAYKPTVSCRSLSRVMKLDSSESVDILKKLVRVNEAQSNLYT; encoded by the exons ATGGCTACATTTTTCGGAGAGGTCGTGCCCGCTTACTCCCGAGCTGTGGAGGAAGGTGAAGACGATTCGGAAGAGGAGGAAAACGAAGAAGATCGGGAAATCAGGAACGAAATCCAAAAGAAAAG agaagttCATGTTCATTGGAATCCAGAGATCACAGAGTCGATCTCCAGTGCCGAAGCCTTCCAGTGTTCTGACCTTATCCTAGCTGCAGGACCCAATGCTGCAG GATTCCTGTCTGCCTTTGTTCTGAGCTCggggagctgggagacagtgggGTCCGTCACCCTCTGGAACGAGAGATGCAAAACCACTGCCAATCAGCAGCTTCCTGCGGGTCCATCCTGCGTCTTCCACAGACCGACCGACAAGCCAGAC GTTCTGATTTGCCAGTGCACTTGTCATGTAGCAGAAGACCAGCTTTTTCAATGGGCAGAGAAG GTTTTAGGCAGCATTCAGAAAACAGGCTTGACTGTCACAGTGTTGTCAGATTGCTCTGTAGCTGAGTACAAGACACCTGATTCAGTCTCCACCATTCCTGTGCCCTTCCTGAGAGCGCTGAAGACACGCCACTACAAAGAGGCGCCACACTGCCCCCTTCTGGAGCAGCCCAATGTTATCACTGGGCTCCCTGCAGCAG TTCTCAGTCACTGTCAAGTCTTTGGGATCCCGGCTGTCTTGTACCAGTGTTACAGTGATGTGGTTAAACCTGATTCAGTCACTATGGAGGCTTACAAGCCCACGGTGTCTTGCAGGAGCCTCAGTCGTGTAATGAAG ctggATTCATCCGAGAGTGTAGACATATTGAAAAAGCTGGTGAGAGTCAATGAAGCACAAAGTAACCTGTACACCTga